The Bacteroidota bacterium genome has a window encoding:
- the proC gene encoding pyrroline-5-carboxylate reductase: MLKKSITIIGGGNLGISITNGLLKAAYVSPENITVTRRNLQAIISLKEKGINLTSDNCQAVKNSDIIFIAVKPQQVAGVLKEISAVLDPSRHIIISLVAGMSLEKTENLIGINNITLFHAIPNTAIAVQESMTCIASKNESEEQKKEVSGIFNQLGKVMFIDEELMGAATVLGSCGTAFALRFIRAAAEGGVQMGFEADIAHFIAAQTLKGAASLVLENNSHPEAEIDKVTTPKGITITGLNEMEHQGLSSSVISGIMAAFNKMEQSKK; this comes from the coding sequence ATGCTGAAAAAAAGTATCACCATTATTGGAGGCGGAAATCTTGGAATTTCCATCACCAATGGATTATTAAAAGCTGCTTATGTGAGCCCTGAAAACATTACTGTTACCCGCCGAAATCTGCAAGCCATTATTTCATTGAAAGAAAAAGGGATAAATTTGACGAGCGACAATTGCCAGGCAGTAAAAAATTCAGATATTATATTTATTGCAGTCAAACCTCAGCAAGTTGCGGGGGTACTGAAAGAGATAAGCGCAGTACTGGACCCTTCCAGGCATATAATTATTTCACTGGTAGCCGGAATGTCTCTTGAAAAAACAGAAAACCTCATAGGCATTAATAATATTACTTTATTCCATGCCATTCCCAACACAGCCATTGCCGTGCAGGAATCCATGACTTGTATTGCTTCAAAAAACGAATCTGAAGAACAGAAAAAGGAAGTTTCCGGAATTTTCAATCAGTTGGGGAAAGTCATGTTTATTGATGAAGAGCTCATGGGCGCCGCAACAGTTCTGGGTTCTTGTGGAACTGCGTTTGCATTGAGATTCATCAGGGCCGCAGCTGAAGGTGGCGTCCAAATGGGGTTTGAAGCAGATATAGCCCATTTCATAGCAGCACAGACCTTAAAAGGTGCCGCCAGCCTTGTGCTTGAAAACAACAGCCATCCCGAAGCAGAAATCGATAAGGTAACTACCCCCAAAGGGATAACCATCACAGGTTTGAACGAAATGGAACACCAGGGGCTGAGTTCTTCAGTGATAAGCGGGATTATGGCCGCTTTCAACAAAATGGAACAATCTAAGAAATAA
- a CDS encoding M20 family metallo-hydrolase: MPGLYNDAIELLKKLISAPSYSGQEIEAANVVQKFIESKGLMPNRKGNNVWLRSSNFKEGRYTVLLNSHLDTVKPSASYTFNPFNPIEKDGKLFGLGSNDAGASLVSMLMAFIELNKKDLPYNLIYAATAEEENSGKGGIESLFEDLGKIDLGIVGEPSQMKMAVAEKGLMVIDCVVHGTAGHAARYDNDNAIYRALPDIEWFKNFQFEKESELLGSVKLTITQINAGYQHNVVPDKCTFVVDVRTNEHYTNQQVCDIIRDHVHCEVRPRSFRLNSSIIPIDHPIIQKGLSIGLSYYGSPTTSDQAVMDFTTFKIGPGDSARSHTADEFIYCKEIENGIDMYIKLLKDMKFD; encoded by the coding sequence ATGCCTGGTTTATATAACGATGCAATTGAACTTTTAAAGAAGCTGATCTCTGCGCCTTCCTATAGCGGGCAAGAAATTGAAGCGGCCAATGTTGTACAGAAATTCATAGAATCCAAAGGTCTCATGCCCAACAGAAAAGGTAATAATGTTTGGTTAAGATCTTCCAATTTTAAAGAAGGGCGATATACGGTTCTTCTCAACTCGCACCTGGATACAGTCAAACCCTCGGCATCATATACCTTCAATCCCTTTAATCCGATTGAAAAAGATGGTAAATTATTTGGCCTGGGCAGCAACGATGCAGGAGCTTCCCTGGTATCTATGCTGATGGCATTCATCGAACTAAATAAGAAGGATCTTCCCTACAACCTTATCTATGCTGCAACTGCCGAAGAGGAGAACTCAGGAAAAGGCGGAATTGAGAGTCTGTTTGAGGATCTGGGCAAAATAGACCTGGGCATTGTCGGTGAACCTTCGCAAATGAAAATGGCTGTTGCCGAAAAAGGTTTAATGGTCATTGATTGTGTGGTACACGGCACTGCCGGACATGCTGCCCGTTATGACAATGATAATGCCATTTACAGGGCACTGCCGGATATTGAATGGTTCAAGAATTTTCAGTTTGAAAAAGAATCAGAACTGCTGGGAAGCGTAAAACTGACCATCACGCAAATCAATGCAGGGTATCAGCATAATGTTGTGCCCGATAAATGTACCTTTGTAGTTGATGTGCGGACAAATGAACATTATACCAACCAACAGGTCTGCGATATTATTCGCGATCATGTGCATTGTGAAGTAAGGCCACGCTCGTTCAGGCTTAATTCATCCATTATTCCAATAGATCATCCGATCATCCAAAAGGGCTTGTCCATCGGACTGAGCTATTATGGCTCGCCAACCACATCCGACCAGGCGGTGATGGACTTTACTACTTTTAAAATTGGTCCGGGTGATTCGGCACGTTCACATACCGCCGACGAATTTATCTATTGCAAGGAAATTGAAAACGGCATTGATATGTATATCAAGTTGCTGAAAGACATGAAATTTGATTAA
- the argB gene encoding acetylglutamate kinase, protein MEKLTVVKVGGKVVEDPASLEKLLSDFSKIEGKKILIHGGGKTASNISEKLGITPKMVDGRRITDAETLKVVVMTYAGLVNKTIVAALQALGCNATGLSGADLNCIVSTKREVKEIDYGFVGDIKKVNAALLSKLLDMNVIPVMAPITHDGKGQLLNTNADTIATRVAIAMAPFFETNLILCFEKKGVLSNNDNDDSVIPSLTHEYFEELKSKKVIKEGMIPKLDNGFAAIRQGVKKVIITNFNSLSEQNISGTELV, encoded by the coding sequence ATGGAAAAACTTACAGTGGTAAAAGTTGGGGGGAAGGTAGTAGAGGATCCCGCTTCGCTTGAAAAACTTTTATCAGACTTTTCTAAAATTGAAGGTAAGAAAATACTTATCCATGGGGGAGGCAAAACTGCCAGCAATATCTCTGAAAAATTAGGAATTACCCCTAAAATGGTTGATGGCCGACGGATTACTGATGCAGAAACATTGAAAGTGGTTGTCATGACGTATGCCGGCCTGGTAAACAAAACAATTGTAGCAGCCCTGCAGGCATTGGGATGTAATGCAACCGGACTTAGCGGTGCCGACCTCAACTGCATAGTTTCAACAAAAAGAGAAGTTAAAGAAATTGATTACGGTTTCGTTGGAGATATAAAAAAAGTCAATGCTGCCCTGTTAAGCAAGCTTCTAGACATGAATGTCATTCCGGTAATGGCACCTATCACGCACGATGGGAAAGGCCAACTGCTCAACACCAATGCAGACACTATTGCCACCCGGGTTGCGATAGCCATGGCACCCTTTTTTGAAACGAATCTCATCTTATGCTTCGAGAAAAAAGGAGTTTTAAGCAATAATGACAATGATGACTCTGTCATTCCGTCACTCACGCATGAATATTTCGAAGAATTAAAAAGCAAGAAAGTGATTAAAGAAGGAATGATTCCCAAGCTTGATAATGGTTTTGCAGCAATCCGCCAGGGTGTAAAAAAAGTCATCATTACCAATTTCAACAGTCTTTCAGAGCAAAATATTTCTGGCACTGAACTTGTATAA